GGCAAACGGTGCAAGTTTCAGTTTCAACTCCTGCTCCGTCCAATGTCCGTTGGTATGCTCGGCAAGTCTAAGATCAATTTCCTTCGTCAGCATGATTGCGGCTTCGTTGCCGCTCTTCGAGATATCCCAAGTTGCACCAATGAACCAGTCTTCAAACGCCTCAAGTTCTATCAGTCCAAGTTCCCACGCTGCCAAGTTACTGCGAATATCAAGATCTAAGTGCATGCCACCACCCTATAAACGAATTCGGGTAAAGCCACAAGAACTGCGCAGAAAGCTCGAGGAATCAAACTGCCTTGCCAACAGCGTGCGCTGGGAGATCGAACGAGATGATCACCCGGCACCGCCATCTTCAGGACAGCCGTTTTGTACTCGATCCCAAACTATTGCATATTTTGATGCTAATGGCGCAAGAATCGCCCTGTTCCATCAGTACAAACGGAAGGATGGGACGCTTGGAGGGAGCGGTAAGGCTGATCCCAAGCGCCTCCTGATAGGAGATACGATTTATTATGTTTAGCCTCCCCGCTCCCATTGCAATCAACCTGGCCCCATTTGGACTTAGGCTTGCCATCCTTCTCCAGTTCCCCGGACTTTGCCAGACCTGGGATCGGCTGAGATAATGGGCCACCTGGAGGAGAAGGGGACCCGTTTCCCAACCCGGGAACAGTTCTGCCGCCGGAATGGCTGATCCCTCGAAAAATCAGAAGCTTACGTCGCCTGACTCGGGCAAAGAGCCTGGTTCGCAAGCCGACGAAGACCCGCAACTTTCAGACCCTGAATGTGTTTCCACAGATGTGAGCAGCGTAGCCATGGAGGGAGGGCTGCTGGCTGGCTCGGGGCGAACAGCCGTCGATGCCCGGCGGGAGCGAGGAGCTGCGCGTCCAGCGGCCGGGACGGAAGGTTTGACCGACGCCGACCTGATGCTGCGGGTGCGCGACGGCGACGATTCGGCCTTCAATTACCTGGTCGAAAAGTACCGCCGCCCGATGATGGGATTCATGTACCGGGTGGCGCGAAACGCCAGCGTGGCGGAGGAACTGGCGCAGGAAGTTTTCCTGCGCGTTTATCGCGCTCGTCAGACATACAATGCAGAAGCCAAATTCAGCACCTGGCTGTACCGCATTGCGTCGAACCTGTCGGTAAACTATATCCGGGACACGAAACACGAACGCCCGGAAATGAGCATTAGCCTCGATGAGCCGGATGAGGAAATGGGTACGACACTGGATTTACCCGACCACAGGCTCAACGTGGAGCAGGATATCCTGCGGCGCGAGCGTCTGCAGGCGATCCGCGAACATGTCCAGGCATTGCCAGAAAGGCAACGGCTGGCGGTCATCATGCATAAGTACCAGGGAATGGAGTACCGGCAAATAGCAGAAGTGTTGAAAATCAGCGAGTCGGCAACGAAGTCCTTGTTGTTTCGTGCGTATGAGACTCTGCGTGACCGGCTCAAAGAGTTTATATAGAAGGAAATATCATGCTGTGCGTTGAATTTCGTGAACATTTGCTCGATCTGGCCGTCGGCGAAGCGGGGGTAACGGGCACCGCCGCCGAAGAGCACGTTCGCTCCTGCCCCGACTGCGCTGGGGAGTTGCAATCGCTGCGGCAGACCATGAACCTGCTCGACGAGTGGAAAGCGCCCGAAGACACGTCACCCTATTTCATGACGCGACTGCGCGCCCGGGTGCGTGAGGAGGCCGGGCGGGAAACTCGAGCCGGCTGGCTGTCATGGTTCCGCAAGCCGGCGTTGGCGCTCACGTCGGCGGCGCTTTTGCTGCTTGGCATTTCATTGTTTACCGGTGGCGGCAAAAACAGGCCGGTGGCGAGTGTTCCCAACGGCCTTACCAGCTCCGCAGTCTCGGATTTGAAAGTCTTGGACGACAATCACGACCTGCTGGCAAATTTCGAATTGCTCGATGACGATGATGCACAGCAGGTAGCACAGTAAGAACGAGAAACAAGGGTGTCAGGGCTTAGATCCATTCTGTTCGCATTCCTTCTGGGAGGCGTGTTGGTGCTGCCAGCGAGTGCTCAGCGCCGTCCCGAGGGTCCGCCCCGCCCCCCTCGCGGCCATGCGGGAGAATGGTTGAAGAAGAACAAAGATCTTCCCCTGGCACAGCAGCAGAAAAACCTGCAGAACGATCCCAACTTCAGAGCGCTCCCTCCACAGCGACAGCAGCAACTGATGCAGCGCCTGGAGAAGTTCAACAGCCTTCCGCCCCAGCAGAAAGACCGCATGATCGAGCGGATGCAGAGGTTTGAGCGCCTCACGCCAGAGCAACAGCAGGAGGCTCGTGGCGTCTTCAGCCAATTTCGCAGCTTGCCTGACGATCGTCGCAATATGGTGCGGCGTGCATACCGCGACTTGCAGGGAATGCCACCCAACCAGCGTCAGCAGATCCTGGAGTCGAACAAGTTCAGGAACACGTTTTCCGACGACGAGCGCAATTTGATAAAGCGCTCGCTGGATCTGAATCTGGCAGGTGGGGAACCCGCCGGCGGCCCACCGCGATAGGACCTTAACGGACTGCAGACTCTACTTCTTGTCGGCAGTCGTTGTCGGCGGCGGCACGTAGTTCGTGTTGTGGAAGGCGGCAATCAGCCACTTGCCATTGCGCTTCTGCACTGTCAGAGTCTGCAAGCCTTCACGCGGTTCGGGCAGTCCTGATGGCATATGCGCG
The sequence above is drawn from the Terriglobales bacterium genome and encodes:
- a CDS encoding DUF3106 domain-containing protein, coding for MKKNKDLPLAQQQKNLQNDPNFRALPPQRQQQLMQRLEKFNSLPPQQKDRMIERMQRFERLTPEQQQEARGVFSQFRSLPDDRRNMVRRAYRDLQGMPPNQRQQILESNKFRNTFSDDERNLIKRSLDLNLAGGEPAGGPPR
- a CDS encoding sigma-70 family RNA polymerase sigma factor translates to MADPSKNQKLTSPDSGKEPGSQADEDPQLSDPECVSTDVSSVAMEGGLLAGSGRTAVDARRERGAARPAAGTEGLTDADLMLRVRDGDDSAFNYLVEKYRRPMMGFMYRVARNASVAEELAQEVFLRVYRARQTYNAEAKFSTWLYRIASNLSVNYIRDTKHERPEMSISLDEPDEEMGTTLDLPDHRLNVEQDILRRERLQAIREHVQALPERQRLAVIMHKYQGMEYRQIAEVLKISESATKSLLFRAYETLRDRLKEFI